The Brasilonema sennae CENA114 genome includes a region encoding these proteins:
- a CDS encoding DUF4926 domain-containing protein, translating to MKKFKLLDTVALLNPVSIERLSLVEPDYTSIKSLPSGQVGTIVEVYEEAEEYHYLVEFADTQGREYAMATLKADELLLLQYELTVA from the coding sequence ATGAAAAAATTTAAACTTTTGGATACTGTCGCCCTACTCAACCCAGTTTCAATTGAGCGATTAAGTTTGGTAGAACCGGATTACACTTCTATCAAAAGTTTACCAAGTGGACAAGTCGGAACGATTGTAGAAGTGTATGAAGAAGCAGAAGAATATCATTATTTAGTGGAATTTGCTGACACCCAAGGGCGTGAATATGCAATGGCTACTTTGAAAGCAGATGAGCTTTTACTTTTGCAATATGAACTTACTGTTGCTTGA
- a CDS encoding pyridoxine 5'-phosphate synthase: protein MPTLGVNIDHIATIRQARRTVEPDPVAAAVLAELAGADGITAHLREDRRHIQERDVRLLRQTVRTHLNLEMAATDEMVGIALDIKPDYVTLVPEKREEVTTEGGLDIAGQIDRIGQVVDKLQSAGIPVSLFIDAELAQIEASVKVQAKFIELHTGQYAEAKDETSREQELALLSKGCEQAINAGLRVNAGHGLTYWNVYSLANLPGMEELNIGHTIVSRAALVGMERAVREMKLAMRGQL from the coding sequence TTGCCTACACTTGGTGTAAACATTGACCACATCGCCACGATTCGCCAAGCGCGGCGGACGGTGGAACCAGATCCTGTGGCGGCGGCGGTACTAGCAGAATTAGCTGGTGCAGATGGTATTACGGCGCATTTACGGGAAGATAGGCGACATATTCAAGAACGGGATGTGCGTCTGTTACGACAAACAGTGAGAACGCATCTGAATTTGGAGATGGCGGCGACAGATGAAATGGTTGGTATTGCCCTGGATATCAAACCCGATTACGTTACTTTAGTACCCGAAAAGCGAGAAGAAGTCACCACAGAAGGCGGACTAGATATTGCTGGTCAGATTGATAGAATAGGACAGGTAGTTGATAAATTGCAAAGCGCTGGTATTCCTGTCAGTCTATTTATTGACGCTGAATTAGCACAAATAGAAGCATCTGTCAAGGTGCAAGCAAAGTTTATTGAGCTACACACTGGGCAATATGCTGAGGCTAAGGATGAAACTAGCCGCGAGCAGGAATTAGCCTTGCTATCCAAAGGGTGTGAGCAAGCAATAAATGCAGGGCTACGAGTGAATGCTGGACATGGACTCACTTACTGGAACGTCTATTCTCTCGCTAATTTGCCAGGGATGGAAGAACTAAATATTGGGCACACGATTGTTAGCCGCGCCGCACTTGTTGGTATGGAAAGAGCAGTCCGTGAGATGAAATTAGCAATGCGGGGTCAACTATAA
- a CDS encoding SnoaL-like polyketide cyclase: MSATQSNDTPVWVQDRDTVIAHSPDAQWRYQTPPDYSRSKENLAKQSTYNYAEGSLEAIVQNLVRTFEMEASFKTNPQQWLSVVNEQFRMSSNGGPAYTASDVVKAGTYNLFIGDTEEYKASEEDFESSANLFHTAFPQGFLWEVLEVYSGPPNVTFKWRHWGTFNGSYKDYTPTGETVEVIGISLARVTDDLKVLSIEHYFDNSLFLKKLTNGQKQTTGEQQEGGCPFHS; this comes from the coding sequence ATGAGCGCAACACAGTCGAACGATACTCCAGTTTGGGTACAAGATAGAGACACAGTGATCGCACATAGTCCTGACGCCCAGTGGCGCTATCAAACCCCTCCAGATTACTCTCGCTCAAAAGAAAATCTTGCGAAACAAAGTACATACAACTACGCCGAAGGTTCACTAGAGGCAATTGTCCAAAACTTAGTCAGAACTTTTGAAATGGAAGCATCGTTCAAAACCAATCCACAGCAGTGGTTGTCGGTTGTGAACGAACAGTTTCGTATGAGTAGTAATGGTGGTCCTGCTTATACAGCGTCAGATGTGGTCAAGGCTGGCACTTATAATTTATTTATTGGTGATACAGAAGAATACAAGGCTTCTGAGGAAGACTTTGAATCATCAGCCAACCTTTTCCATACAGCATTTCCCCAAGGATTTCTGTGGGAAGTGCTTGAGGTTTATTCGGGTCCACCAAATGTTACATTTAAATGGCGACACTGGGGAACTTTTAATGGTTCATACAAGGACTATACACCAACAGGAGAGACAGTAGAGGTCATCGGTATAAGCTTGGCGCGTGTTACTGATGATTTGAAAGTTCTTTCTATTGAACACTACTTCGACAACAGTCTGTTTCTCAAAAAGCTAACAAACGGTCAAAAACAAACAACTGGCGAACAGCAGGAAGGTGGTTGTCCGTTCCATTCCTAA
- a CDS encoding MgPME-cyclase complex family protein encodes MQTYYYILASQRFLLEQEPMEEVLKERTRHYHEQEKEIDFWVVKQPAFLEASQMSQAKAKCPQPAVAIISTNPQFITWLKLRLEYVLTGEFQAPSPEIPDALASLAAVS; translated from the coding sequence ATGCAAACATATTATTACATTTTGGCGAGTCAACGGTTTCTCCTGGAACAAGAACCGATGGAGGAAGTTCTCAAGGAACGCACTCGTCACTACCACGAACAAGAAAAAGAAATTGATTTTTGGGTGGTTAAGCAACCAGCTTTTCTGGAAGCATCCCAAATGTCACAAGCGAAGGCAAAATGCCCCCAGCCAGCAGTAGCGATTATCTCCACGAATCCCCAATTTATTACCTGGCTGAAACTTCGATTAGAATATGTCCTGACAGGCGAATTTCAAGCTCCTTCACCAGAAATTCCTGATGCTTTGGCATCTCTGGCTGCCGTATCTTAA
- a CDS encoding divergent PAP2 family protein, translating to MQDIGDILENRVLWVALGACLMAQALKLVIELLKNRKLNVRVLVTTGGMPSAHSALVTALATGVGQTLGWGSAEFALAMVFAIIVMYDAAGVRQAAGKQARILNQMIDELFHEHPEFDGDRLKELLGHTPVQVIVGSALGITISWLAKSTGVLVVSP from the coding sequence ATGCAGGATATAGGCGACATATTAGAAAACCGAGTGTTGTGGGTTGCTTTAGGAGCTTGTTTGATGGCTCAAGCATTAAAGCTTGTCATCGAACTACTCAAGAATCGTAAGCTAAATGTTAGAGTTTTAGTCACAACTGGAGGAATGCCTAGTGCACATTCTGCACTAGTAACAGCTCTTGCAACTGGAGTCGGGCAAACTCTTGGTTGGGGTTCTGCGGAATTTGCACTGGCAATGGTTTTTGCGATTATCGTCATGTATGACGCCGCAGGAGTTCGTCAAGCTGCTGGAAAGCAAGCCCGTATCCTTAATCAGATGATTGATGAATTGTTTCACGAACACCCAGAGTTTGATGGCGATCGCCTCAAAGAATTACTGGGACATACACCTGTCCAGGTGATTGTTGGTTCGGCGTTGGGTATAACTATCTCGTGGTTGGCTAAATCAACCGGCGTGTTGGTTGTCAGTCCATAA
- the crtE gene encoding geranylgeranyl diphosphate synthase CrtE, with translation MVTADNIQKTPQQAKFDLRAYLKERQNLCEAALDKSISIRYPEKIYEAMRYSLMAGGKRLRPILCLAACEMMGGTIDMAMATACAVEMIHTMSLIHDDLPAMDNDDYRRGKLTNHKVYGDDIAILAGDGLLAYAFEYVVTQTHNVPLERVVQVIARLGHATGATGLVGGQVLDLESEGKTDISVETLNFIHRHKTGALLEACVVCGGIIAGASSTEVQRLSHYSENIGLAFQIIDDILDITQTDEQLGKTAGKDLQAQKVTYPSLWGLEESKQKAQQLVEEACAELESFGDKALPLKELAHFITSRKN, from the coding sequence ATGGTAACAGCTGATAACATTCAAAAAACTCCACAGCAAGCCAAATTTGACTTACGAGCTTATCTCAAAGAGCGACAAAACCTTTGTGAAGCTGCTTTGGATAAATCTATTTCCATCCGTTATCCAGAAAAGATTTACGAAGCAATGCGCTACTCGCTCATGGCTGGAGGTAAACGTTTGCGCCCTATTCTTTGCCTTGCGGCCTGTGAGATGATGGGTGGTACCATTGATATGGCAATGGCTACCGCTTGTGCTGTGGAGATGATCCACACAATGTCGCTCATTCACGACGACTTGCCAGCAATGGATAATGATGATTACCGTCGCGGTAAGTTGACAAATCACAAAGTTTATGGTGATGACATTGCGATTTTAGCTGGGGACGGGTTGTTAGCCTACGCATTTGAGTATGTAGTCACTCAGACTCATAATGTACCACTAGAGCGAGTTGTACAGGTTATTGCTCGTTTGGGTCATGCGACGGGAGCTACAGGCTTGGTTGGTGGTCAAGTGCTTGATTTAGAGTCAGAAGGAAAGACAGATATCTCGGTAGAAACGTTGAATTTCATTCATCGGCACAAAACAGGTGCTCTTTTAGAAGCTTGTGTTGTCTGTGGTGGGATAATAGCAGGAGCATCATCAACAGAAGTGCAGCGGCTGTCTCACTATTCCGAAAATATTGGGCTTGCTTTTCAAATTATTGATGACATTCTAGATATCACTCAAACCGACGAGCAATTGGGCAAAACTGCTGGTAAAGACCTACAGGCTCAAAAAGTGACGTATCCTAGTCTTTGGGGACTCGAAGAATCAAAACAAAAAGCTCAGCAGCTTGTAGAGGAAGCTTGTGCAGAATTAGAATCTTTTGGAGATAAAGCTTTGCCATTAAAGGAATTAGCACACTTTATCACGAGTCGTAAAAATTAA
- the folD gene encoding bifunctional methylenetetrahydrofolate dehydrogenase/methenyltetrahydrofolate cyclohydrolase FolD has translation METKTAKLLDGKALANKIQQELCAAITQLQPKIGRPPGLAVLMVGDNPASAAYVRGKERACQKVGIDSFGKHFPTQTTQAELEQVIAELNHDQRVDGILVQLPLPNHLDAVTLLHQIAPDKDADGLHPINLGRLVRGEPGLRSCTPAGVMRLLQEYGIPLSGKHAVVVGRSILVGKPLALMLLEADATVTVAHSRSHSLQSITTNADILIAAAGRPGLITAEMVKPGAVVVDVGINRVTHSSGESRLVGDVHFESIAGVAEFITPVPGGVGPMTVAMLLQNTVNSYSQRSHS, from the coding sequence ATGGAAACAAAAACGGCCAAACTCCTTGATGGTAAAGCTTTAGCTAACAAAATTCAGCAAGAACTTTGTGCTGCGATTACACAATTGCAACCCAAAATAGGACGCCCGCCAGGTTTAGCAGTGCTGATGGTGGGTGATAACCCAGCCTCAGCAGCTTACGTACGGGGCAAAGAACGAGCTTGCCAGAAAGTGGGTATTGACTCTTTTGGCAAGCATTTTCCCACACAAACGACTCAAGCAGAACTAGAACAAGTGATTGCAGAACTCAATCATGATCAAAGAGTCGATGGTATTCTCGTGCAATTACCTTTACCTAACCACTTGGATGCTGTAACGCTTTTGCATCAAATCGCGCCAGACAAAGACGCTGATGGACTGCACCCAATTAACTTAGGGCGACTGGTGCGAGGAGAACCTGGTTTACGTAGCTGCACTCCAGCGGGAGTTATGCGGCTGTTGCAGGAATATGGTATTCCTTTGAGCGGAAAGCATGCGGTAGTGGTAGGACGCAGTATTTTGGTAGGCAAACCACTGGCTTTGATGCTGCTAGAGGCTGATGCGACTGTGACTGTGGCTCATTCGCGATCGCACTCTTTGCAGTCCATCACCACAAATGCTGATATTCTAATTGCAGCAGCAGGTCGTCCAGGACTCATTACTGCTGAGATGGTGAAACCGGGTGCTGTTGTGGTAGATGTAGGCATAAATCGTGTGACACACTCAAGCGGTGAAAGTCGTCTGGTTGGTGATGTCCACTTTGAGTCAATTGCTGGTGTTGCGGAATTTATCACACCAGTTCCCGGTGGTGTTGGTCCGATGACTGTAGCTATGTTGCTACAAAATACGGTGAATAGCTATAGCCAACGCTCCCATAGTTAG
- a CDS encoding potassium channel family protein, with amino-acid sequence MYVLIGGAGLVGLTLAHKLVELGHTVAVIDFDPNACRYAREQVGAMAFEGSAVSTEVLLEAGIRKADTLAAVLRNDALNLAMVTLAKHYRVPHILTRMRHSDFAEPFRLAGANHIISTIDLAVSTMVNAIEYPQVESIMHFEQGQIEVLKLLIPNNCYVAGRTVAEVAQDSRFPNGSLIIGYQPHPHEDLMIPNGSTVLEPDSTVLIVTKPGSLHQVIDFIEGCK; translated from the coding sequence ATGTACGTGCTAATTGGTGGAGCAGGTTTGGTAGGGTTGACTTTGGCACATAAATTGGTAGAACTAGGGCATACCGTAGCTGTGATTGACTTTGATCCTAATGCTTGTCGCTATGCGCGCGAACAAGTAGGGGCAATGGCTTTTGAAGGCAGTGCTGTCAGTACAGAAGTGCTGTTAGAAGCTGGAATTCGTAAAGCCGACACTTTGGCAGCTGTCTTACGAAATGATGCCTTGAATTTGGCGATGGTAACTCTCGCCAAGCATTACCGTGTTCCCCACATTCTAACTCGGATGCGCCATTCCGATTTTGCAGAACCTTTTCGATTGGCAGGAGCTAATCATATCATCAGTACCATTGACTTAGCGGTTTCAACAATGGTAAATGCCATTGAGTATCCGCAAGTTGAATCAATCATGCATTTTGAGCAGGGGCAGATTGAGGTGCTCAAACTTTTGATTCCAAATAATTGCTATGTTGCTGGTCGTACAGTTGCCGAAGTTGCTCAAGATTCCCGGTTTCCTAATGGTTCTCTAATTATTGGCTATCAACCCCATCCCCACGAAGATTTGATGATTCCTAACGGCAGTACAGTACTCGAACCTGATTCAACTGTGCTGATTGTGACTAAACCAGGGTCGTTACATCAAGTCATTGATTTTATTGAAGGTTGTAAATGA
- a CDS encoding DUF3124 domain-containing protein: MKLYPVFYLAIALILLTSCTSPQNPSQSQADMSQGNQSQKVVTLDKNFKAVMGETIYVPIYSHIYHGDNKRVFDLAATLSIRNTDLTKPIIITSVRYYDSNGKQLKQYLERPIQLDALASTDFVVDRTDTSGGVGANFIVEWVAQTKVFQPVVEAVMIGTDFQQGISWISPGKVIKSQSNSKQSSSVQGS, translated from the coding sequence ATGAAGCTATACCCAGTTTTTTATTTAGCGATCGCTCTTATTTTACTGACATCCTGCACATCACCACAGAATCCATCGCAGTCACAAGCTGATATGAGTCAGGGAAATCAATCTCAAAAGGTGGTAACTTTAGATAAAAATTTCAAGGCAGTGATGGGTGAAACTATTTATGTCCCTATCTACTCCCACATCTATCATGGCGATAATAAAAGAGTTTTCGATTTAGCAGCGACTCTGAGTATTCGTAATACTGATTTGACCAAGCCGATCATCATTACTTCTGTGCGCTACTATGACTCGAATGGCAAACAACTTAAACAGTATTTAGAGCGCCCAATTCAACTTGACGCCCTAGCTTCTACGGATTTTGTTGTAGATAGAACTGACACTAGTGGAGGTGTTGGGGCTAACTTTATTGTCGAGTGGGTAGCCCAAACAAAAGTTTTTCAGCCCGTGGTTGAAGCAGTTATGATTGGTACTGATTTTCAGCAAGGTATTTCTTGGATTAGTCCTGGCAAGGTTATTAAAAGTCAAAGTAATTCTAAGCAATCATCTTCTGTACAGGGTTCTTGA
- a CDS encoding pirin family protein, with amino-acid sequence MAPNTKTHLIHDRNARGQTKIGWLDSYHTFSFGNFYDPNRMGFRSLRVINDDRVVPGTGFPTHGHRDMEILTYVLEGAVEHKDSLGNGSVIRPGEAQIMSAGTGIMHSENNPSETEPVHLLQIWILPDKQGLQPRYDQKTFPIEEKRGKLRLIGAKDGRDGAIIINQDVDLYTSILEPGDVINYHLKPNRYAWLQIAQGIATLNGEELRAGDGVQMSGEEQLEISTNIGAEILLFDLA; translated from the coding sequence ATGGCTCCCAACACCAAAACTCACCTCATTCATGATAGAAATGCACGCGGTCAAACCAAAATAGGTTGGCTCGATAGTTACCACACATTTTCCTTTGGTAATTTTTACGATCCAAATCGTATGGGATTTCGTTCTCTACGAGTTATTAACGATGACCGCGTTGTTCCCGGTACTGGTTTCCCAACTCATGGACACCGCGATATGGAAATCCTCACCTATGTTCTAGAAGGAGCAGTAGAACATAAAGATAGCTTAGGGAATGGTTCAGTCATACGTCCAGGTGAAGCGCAAATCATGAGCGCTGGTACTGGTATTATGCACAGCGAAAACAATCCTTCTGAAACTGAGCCAGTCCACCTTCTGCAAATTTGGATTCTTCCTGACAAACAAGGACTGCAACCCAGGTATGATCAAAAAACGTTTCCCATTGAAGAAAAACGTGGAAAACTACGTTTAATTGGTGCTAAAGATGGACGTGATGGTGCTATCATCATCAATCAAGATGTTGACCTATACACATCTATTTTGGAACCTGGTGACGTTATCAACTATCACCTGAAACCCAATCGTTATGCCTGGTTGCAAATAGCTCAAGGTATCGCCACTTTGAATGGAGAAGAACTCAGAGCAGGTGATGGCGTGCAAATGAGTGGCGAAGAACAACTCGAAATTAGCACCAACATCGGTGCAGAAATCTTGCTTTTCGATTTGGCGTAA
- a CDS encoding SDR family oxidoreductase has protein sequence MAPVSEKVAIVTGSSRGIGRAIALKLAGNGASVVVNYAGNPNKAEEVVAEIENLGVKAIALKADVSKVTDIQRLFEQTIEHFGKIDILVNNAGIALYKLLVDVTEEDFDKIFAINVKGTYFACQQAAQHMADGGRIINLSSSTTVMMMPTYSAYVGTKGAVEQITRIVAKELGGRGITVNVISPGPTNTELFTEGKTEEQINRISQMAALGGLGQVQDIADVVAFVASDEARWITGQNIRVNGGAA, from the coding sequence ATGGCACCTGTTTCAGAAAAAGTTGCAATCGTTACAGGATCATCACGAGGAATTGGACGTGCGATCGCACTCAAATTAGCTGGTAACGGTGCATCAGTTGTGGTGAACTATGCAGGTAATCCAAACAAAGCAGAGGAAGTTGTTGCAGAAATTGAAAATCTTGGAGTAAAAGCAATTGCACTTAAAGCCGATGTGAGCAAAGTGACTGATATCCAGCGACTTTTTGAGCAGACAATTGAACATTTTGGCAAAATCGATATTTTAGTCAACAACGCTGGTATTGCCTTGTATAAGCTACTTGTTGATGTAACAGAAGAAGACTTCGACAAGATTTTTGCCATTAATGTCAAAGGCACTTATTTTGCTTGTCAACAAGCTGCACAGCACATGGCAGACGGTGGACGCATTATCAATCTTTCTTCATCAACGACGGTTATGATGATGCCGACTTATAGTGCGTATGTGGGAACCAAAGGTGCTGTTGAACAAATCACAAGAATCGTGGCAAAAGAGTTGGGAGGACGAGGTATCACAGTTAATGTAATCTCTCCTGGTCCAACTAATACAGAACTGTTCACAGAAGGTAAAACAGAAGAACAAATAAATCGTATTTCTCAAATGGCAGCTTTAGGAGGGCTGGGACAAGTGCAAGACATCGCCGATGTAGTGGCGTTTGTTGCTAGCGATGAAGCGCGATGGATAACTGGGCAAAATATTCGTGTTAACGGCGGTGCAGCATAA
- a CDS encoding Nif11-like leader peptide family natural product precursor, which yields MSQVTDFLAAAKKDEALKKQLKAAMDNHGFVKIAQDKGYNFTAEELQTELNSMSEEEVAEIVNPGIAPREHLKPQ from the coding sequence ATGTCTCAAGTAACTGATTTTTTAGCAGCTGCCAAAAAAGACGAAGCATTAAAAAAACAACTCAAAGCCGCAATGGATAATCACGGTTTTGTCAAAATTGCTCAAGACAAGGGTTATAACTTCACTGCCGAAGAATTGCAAACTGAACTCAATAGTATGTCTGAAGAAGAGGTGGCAGAAATCGTTAATCCCGGTATTGCCCCTCGTGAGCATCTTAAGCCGCAATAA
- a CDS encoding MGH1-like glycoside hydrolase domain-containing protein yields the protein MHQNDSLDTESQRLTEEVQREKNWKRWGPYLAERQWGTVREDYSKDGSSWDYFTHEQARSRAYRWGEDGLLGMCDRQGRLCFALALWNGVDPILKERLFGLSGNEGNHGEDVKESYFYLDSTPTHSYMKALYKYPQSEFPYTRLVEENRNLSKDLGEFELIDTGIFEENRYFDIFAEYAKAAPNDILIKITVANRSSQTATLHLLPTIWFKNTWSWGRTGESYWSKPCIEYKKDGELLLSQETLGKFRFVVEPLPNIDAPTFLFTENETNAAKLFGAENPSHYVKDAFHDYIVNGRKDAVNPEMVGTKASPHYRLEVPAGEEVTVRLRLFAEQEAPEQPFDQNFEQIFQQRIRETQEFYEKHICAELCEHEQQVVRQAYAGLLWSKQFYHYGVKDWLEGDPAQPPLERDGDVPNSDWIHLYNRDIISMPDKWEYPWYATWDLGFHLIAFAKIDPDFAKQQLILFLREWYMHPNGQIPAFEFDFSSTNPPVIPWACWRVYKMTAEKGHRDRVFLARVFQKLLLDFTWWVNRKDVTGKNIFAGGFLGMDNIGVFDRSQPLPTGGHLQQADGTAWMAFYCVTMLAMALELADGDPAYEDIASKFFEHFIAISDAMNKIGGTGLWDEEDGFYYDWLTVDNKSTPLKVRSLVGIVVLFAAEVLNFQLIEHLPGFLKRMEWFLANRKDVTEHISCMKKAKATNHLLLAIPTKERLQRVLQYLLDENEFLSPYGIRSLSRFHLENPYVFPVDDQEYRVEYLPGESNSGIFGGNSNWRGPIWFPLNYVLVEALERYYHFWGDSFLVECPRGSGQMMNLSQVAHEIQERLTRIFLPNEQGYCPWQGKNQYFASDPHWRNLMLFHEYFCGDIGHGLGACHQTGWTALIARLLEDCGRKRAKS from the coding sequence ATGCACCAGAACGATAGTCTTGATACCGAGTCCCAGCGCCTAACAGAAGAAGTGCAAAGAGAGAAAAACTGGAAGCGTTGGGGACCGTATCTTGCAGAAAGGCAATGGGGAACTGTACGCGAGGATTATTCAAAAGACGGTTCATCCTGGGATTATTTCACCCATGAGCAAGCACGCAGTCGCGCTTACCGGTGGGGTGAGGATGGACTTTTGGGGATGTGCGATCGCCAAGGACGTTTGTGTTTTGCCCTCGCCCTTTGGAATGGCGTTGACCCCATTTTAAAAGAACGCCTATTTGGGTTGAGTGGTAACGAAGGAAATCACGGTGAGGATGTAAAAGAATCTTACTTCTACCTCGACTCAACACCAACCCATTCCTATATGAAAGCGCTCTACAAGTATCCTCAAAGTGAATTTCCCTACACGCGCTTAGTTGAAGAAAACCGCAATCTTAGCAAGGATTTAGGCGAGTTTGAACTTATTGATACTGGGATTTTTGAGGAAAACCGCTATTTTGATATTTTTGCTGAGTATGCCAAAGCCGCTCCCAATGACATTTTAATTAAAATTACTGTTGCCAATCGCAGTTCACAAACTGCAACACTACACCTTTTGCCGACAATTTGGTTCAAAAATACTTGGTCTTGGGGTCGTACAGGCGAAAGCTATTGGTCTAAACCGTGCATTGAATATAAAAAAGATGGTGAGCTTTTGCTTTCCCAAGAAACACTCGGTAAATTTCGGTTTGTCGTTGAACCTCTGCCAAATATTGATGCGCCAACTTTTCTGTTTACTGAAAATGAAACAAACGCAGCAAAGTTGTTTGGTGCAGAAAATCCTAGTCATTACGTGAAAGATGCATTTCACGATTACATTGTCAATGGACGTAAGGATGCCGTCAATCCGGAAATGGTAGGCACAAAAGCATCACCTCACTACCGCTTGGAAGTACCAGCAGGGGAAGAGGTGACTGTGCGGTTGCGGTTATTTGCTGAACAAGAAGCCCCAGAACAACCCTTCGACCAGAATTTTGAGCAGATATTTCAGCAACGCATCCGCGAAACTCAAGAATTTTACGAAAAGCATATTTGCGCAGAACTTTGCGAACATGAGCAGCAAGTCGTGCGACAAGCATATGCTGGTTTGCTGTGGTCAAAGCAGTTTTATCATTATGGGGTGAAAGACTGGCTAGAAGGCGATCCTGCACAACCGCCACTAGAAAGAGATGGAGACGTTCCCAATTCTGACTGGATTCACCTGTACAACCGTGATATTATTTCCATGCCCGACAAATGGGAGTATCCCTGGTATGCTACTTGGGATTTGGGATTTCACCTTATTGCTTTTGCCAAAATTGATCCAGACTTTGCCAAGCAGCAGCTGATTCTGTTCCTTCGCGAGTGGTACATGCACCCAAATGGACAAATCCCAGCTTTCGAGTTTGACTTCTCTAGTACGAATCCGCCTGTTATTCCTTGGGCTTGTTGGCGCGTTTATAAAATGACTGCCGAGAAAGGACACAGGGATCGTGTTTTCCTTGCCCGTGTTTTCCAAAAACTTTTGCTCGATTTTACTTGGTGGGTGAATCGCAAAGACGTTACAGGGAAAAACATCTTTGCTGGCGGCTTTTTGGGTATGGATAACATTGGTGTGTTTGATCGTTCCCAACCCCTACCCACTGGTGGACATCTCCAGCAAGCAGATGGTACTGCTTGGATGGCATTTTACTGCGTGACTATGCTGGCTATGGCATTGGAACTTGCCGATGGCGATCCCGCCTACGAAGACATAGCATCAAAATTCTTTGAGCATTTCATTGCTATTTCCGATGCTATGAATAAAATTGGGGGAACTGGACTGTGGGATGAAGAAGACGGCTTTTATTATGATTGGCTGACGGTGGATAATAAGTCTACTCCCTTAAAAGTGCGATCGCTCGTGGGAATTGTTGTATTATTTGCTGCGGAGGTTTTGAATTTTCAACTCATAGAGCATTTGCCTGGGTTTTTGAAACGGATGGAGTGGTTTTTGGCAAACCGCAAAGATGTGACTGAACATATCTCTTGCATGAAGAAAGCGAAAGCGACAAATCATCTTTTGCTAGCAATTCCTACAAAAGAACGCCTGCAACGGGTACTCCAATATTTGCTTGACGAAAACGAATTTCTCTCCCCCTACGGTATCCGTTCACTATCACGTTTTCACTTAGAAAACCCTTATGTATTTCCTGTTGATGATCAAGAGTATCGTGTCGAGTACCTCCCAGGTGAATCTAACAGTGGCATTTTTGGCGGTAACTCCAACTGGCGTGGACCAATCTGGTTTCCCCTCAATTACGTACTAGTAGAAGCCCTAGAGCGTTACTACCACTTCTGGGGTGATAGCTTCCTAGTAGAATGTCCTAGAGGTTCCGGACAGATGATGAACCTATCACAAGTAGCGCACGAAATACAAGAGCGCCTTACCCGGATATTCCTTCCTAATGAGCAGGGATATTGCCCTTGGCAAGGTAAAAATCAATACTTTGCTTCTGATCCTCACTGGCGCAATCTCATGCTCTTTCACGAGTACTTCTGTGGTGATATTGGTCATGGTTTGGGAGCTTGCCATCAAACCGGCTGGACAGCGCTTATTGCTAGATTACTAGAAGATTGTGGTAGAAAAAGAGCAAAAAGTTAA
- a CDS encoding peptidoglycan-binding protein — MAIRGTPTPERQTAQGYRIPDYSKNNYKELMNILYGFGYVDPEDPSNDVEKKALIAFQKYMKITADGVYGPKTQEKLAEAMRILHGNLNTVLKTNFSFNEPFYGPKTTDAVKQFQHKYNVGAPAGEANLVTRQKLAEQVRVVVHSNDLSS; from the coding sequence ATGGCAATTAGAGGAACTCCTACACCAGAACGTCAGACAGCACAAGGATATCGTATTCCTGATTATTCAAAGAATAATTATAAAGAATTGATGAATATCTTGTATGGTTTTGGATATGTAGACCCAGAAGACCCAAGCAATGATGTTGAGAAAAAAGCTCTGATAGCTTTTCAAAAATATATGAAAATTACAGCCGATGGGGTGTATGGTCCAAAAACCCAAGAAAAACTTGCTGAAGCGATGAGAATTCTGCACGGAAACTTAAATACAGTTCTCAAGACAAACTTTTCCTTTAATGAACCATTTTATGGACCAAAAACGACTGATGCAGTTAAACAGTTTCAGCATAAGTACAACGTAGGAGCACCTGCTGGAGAAGCTAATTTAGTAACTCGTCAAAAACTTGCTGAACAAGTAAGGGTAGTGGTGCATAGTAATGATTTAAGTTCGTAG